CTTTAAAACCAAAACAAGTAGTTTATATTTCATGTAATCCTGTAACACAAAAAAGAGATTTAGATTATTTAACAAAGAAAGGTTATAAGGTAAAAAATATACAACCTGTCGATATGTTTCCTTGGACAAAGCATGTAGAAACTGTAGCTAACTTAATTCTTGACTGATATAAACTAGAAAGGCAGGAGTGAATGAAGGAAAACATCTCGCTGAAGCAACTTGACAGAGAGTTAGAGTTTTTTCAAAAAATATATGATTCCGTTCGACTTGTTGATCCAGTACAAAAAAAAGTACTGGATTATCGAGGTTCTTCAATACACTGTACTAACGAAATATGCTACAACTATTGGGGCAATGGAAAGATTTGTGAAAACTGTATTTCTATCAGGGCCCACATGGAAAATAAAAGCTTTATGAAATTAGAAAAAAAGGATAAGAAGATTTTAATGGTAACCGCGATTCCCATTGAACATGGGAATCGCCCCCTTGTCCTTGAATTATTAAAAGATGCTACCGACAGCATGTTTGTAGGATCTGGTGATTATAATACCAACGAGACATTAGAGAGTTTAGTTCGTAAAATGAATGATATGGTGATTAAAGATTCTGTCACTAATTTATATAACCGGCGTTTTGCTGATGAACGTTTACCCGTAGATATCGTTAATGCTATTTCAAAAAAGCAACCGCTTTCTTTATGCTATGCTGATATTGATAATTTTAAAAATTTAAATGATTCCTATGGCCATAAAGTAGGCGATACAGCAATAAAAGAAGTTAGTAACGCAATTACAAAATGTATTCGTGCTAAGTTAGACTGGGCTGCACGGTATGGTGGAGATGAATTTTTACTATGCTTTAATAATACCGATGAGAAGCAGGCGGCCGCAATTATGGAGCGTATTAAAAATGCAATCGAAAAAATACCTAGCTCTCTTGAAATTGCGGACACGCAGATATCTATTTCATATGGTATAAAAACACTAAACGATACTTTCTATACCGCCGATGAACTCATTCATTTAGCGGATCAAGAAATGTACAAACAAAAGAAAAACAAATCTAAATAACAAATAAGTTATTCTTAAAATTCTAATTTCTTAAATAAAGCTTATACTTAAATTTCAATTTTAATTATGCCAGACAATATTTGAATCAAAATTTTGTCTGGTCTATTTTTTTTAGAAATTTATAAATTTATTTACATAAATACAATCACCTTTTTCTTCTTTATACATAATATAATCATGAGATATATTGTCGAATGTTGCCGATATATTTACATTAATGAACAGTAGAGGTAATTACATTATGACTTGTTGGGATCCATGCCATGACCATGACCACCACCACCCAAGAAAGCTAACACACGTACACGAAGTTTTAGGTAGTGTAGAAATTGCTGAGAAAAATACTGATCCGCATAATCATCGATTTGCTACAGTTTCAGATGAAGTTATACCAATGGGAAATACTCACGTTCATGAAATTAAGTTTAGAACTGACTTTTATGAAGACCATTTTCATGAATTTAAAGGAAGAACCGGTCCAGCCATTATGGTTGGCGATAGACATGTGCATTTCTTAGAATCTGTTACTGAAGAAGCCGACTGCCATGTTCATAAATTTAGAGTTGGCACATTGATTAATGACCCAATTGGTGACTAAGGTAACTAAGGTACTAAATATAAGTAATTAACTAGATGGCTGTCGCGAAATAGTACTCATAATGAGAATCTATAGTTTTTATCATTAGGTTCACATAAAAGTATGAATTTTAGCGACAGCCATTTATAGATGGATTACATCATATTTTTAGTCCTACTTTCTGCTTTGTTCTATATCCGAATCCAATTTAACGTCACGGTTTAGTCCGAAATCTCCAATCTCATATCCTAATTTATCGCAACAAAATAAATATAATCTTCTACATTTGATATAGATGTAAATTATTTCCTATGATATAATTTCACTTATAATGTAATCACTATAAACTTAGGCTGCGCAAAAGCACAGAAATGAGGATGAATATGGCACATGTTTATGACCTATCTGGTTCATGGGAATTTACACTAGATCCAGAAGGCGATGGTTTGGAAAAATTTTATTGTGATAATTTCTATACAGATACAATCGAATTACCTTCAACTACAGCAATTCAAAAAAAAGGAATAGAAAATTTCTCTAAAGAAATAGGACATCTTACGGAAGCTTACCCCTATGCAGGAAACGCCTGGTATCAGAAAAGAATTAAAATCGACCCATCGGAAGTTGGGAAACCTATGTATTTATATTTAGAACGTACTAGAATCACTACATTGTGGGTGAATGATACTTATGTCTCTACCTGTGATAGCTTATGCACTCCTCACGAGTATGACATTACTAAATATGTAACTAGTTCATCTATTAAAATTACAATCCTTGTAAATAATAAGGATTACAAAACCAAGGGTGGTCACTTAACCTCACCAGATACTCAAACCAACTGGAATGGTATCACTGGTAAACTTAATCTTTCTGTAAATGATGAAATTTACATTAAAAATATTGAGACATATCCATGCATTGAAGAACCTTCTGTCCGAATAAAAACTGCCGTTATAAATACTCATACTAGGGAGGTAAAAACAAACCTTTGTTATTATGGTGATTTAGTATCTCTTAGTAAAAAAGAACAAGATGCATTATCTCTAAAATTTCATGAAGTTGTTTTAGCCCCTGGCTTAAACCACATTGAGTATACATATAAAATTGAAAATAATATTGAGTTTTGGAGTGAATATAACCCCACTTTATACCATATCTATGTGGGTGTACAAGAGAAAAACCGTTCTTATGATAAATACACGATCTTTGGACTAAGGAAATTTAGTACAGAGGGGCTTCATTTTTATATCAACAATGATAAGACGTTTTTACGTGGTAAACATGACGGCCTTATTTTTCCTCTAACAGGTGCCGCCCCTACCACAACAGAAGAATGGCTTCGGGTGTTGCAAATTTCAAAGAGCTACGGTATCAACCATTATCGCTTCCATACTTGTTGCCCTCCTGGTGCAGCTTTTGAGGCTGCCGATTTACTAGGTATTTATATGGAACCTGAGTTACCTTTTTGGGGAACAATAACTACAAATGAGGACGAGGGACATAACGAAGAAGAGTTTCAATTCTTAATAAAAGAAGGTGAGAGAATGCTTCATGCATTTGGTGACCACCCATCCTTCGTTATGATGTCTTTAGGAAATGAATTATGGGGAAGTAAGGAAAAGCTTGCAGAAATCTTACGTCATTATAAATCGCTAGATAACCGCCATCTTTATACGCAAGGCTGTAACAATTTTCAATGGGTTCCAGTTATATTAGAAGAAGATGACTTTTTTGTTGGAGTTCGTTTTTCCCTAGATCGTAGAATTAGAGGCTCATATGCTGCCTGCGATATTCCGTTCGGATTTGTTCAAGCAGAACGACCAAATACATGCCATGATTACGATGAATTTATACTGCCAAATTCTAAAAGAAATATAGGATCTTTAGAAGATGAAAGTACTTCAAGAGATGAAAGCACTTCAAGAGATAAAAGTACTTCAATAGATGAAAGTACTTCAAGAGACAAAAGTACTTCAATAGATGAAAGTTCTAAAGAGGATAGAAATTTAAGCGAAGAAATCGACATCCAATATGGAACTGGAACAAAACGAGTTACAGCAGAACAAACCGCTGAACTTATACCAAACAAACCTGTAATATCTCATGAGATTGGACAATATACCTTTTATCCAAACTTCCATGAAATCGATAAATATGTTGGCGTACTAAAAGCGCGGAATCTTGAAGTGTTTAAAGAGCGCTTACGAGATGCTGGAATGTTATCTCTTTCTGATGATTTTTTCTATAGTACCGGAAAACTAGCAATACAATGCTATAAATTAGAATTAGAAGCTGCACATCGCTCAAACCATCTTGCTGGTTATCAGATACTTGATTTACAAGACTTTAGTGGCCAAGGTACTGCTTTGGTAGGAATATTAGATGCATTTATGGATTCCAAAGGTTTAATAACTCCAGAGGAATGGAAGTATTTTTGTTCGGATGCAGTAATTATGGCTAAATTTGAAGGTTTTATTTATACTGCCAATGAACATTTTAACTTTGAGTTAATCATAAGTGATTACCTTCCTTTAGATAGTACAAAGCATGAAATACTATGCACTTTATTGCAGGAAGAAAACACGGTAATTGCCACAACAAAACTTTATAAGGAAATCACAAAGGGTGTAAATTCACTTGGCCAAATTGATTTTTTACTTCCAGATTCAAAACAAGCTACCAAGCTAATTCTTAAGCTAGAAGCCAATCTTAATACAAGATTTCATACAACATCTAAGGTTGAGAACATTTATGAACTTTGGTTATATCCAAAATATGAAGAGATAGCGATAGATACGATGCAAAAACTGTTATCTAATATCAGCGAAACCACATTGGTACAAAAAAATGAGGAATCACTTTACATAACTCATTCTCTTTCCACTGCACTACAATTATTAGAGAAGAAACAACGCGTGCTTCTCATTCCAGAAGAAATCAAGAAATCCTTAGATGGCTTTTATTGTACTGATTTTTGGTGTTATCCAATGTTTCGATCCATATCAGAAAGTGTAAATAAAGACATCCCCGTAGGAACTATGGGATTATATATTGATACAAAACATCCTGCATTAAATGAATTTAAAACGGAATGCTATTCTACACCACAGTGGTATGAAATTATTACTGCAAGTAAGTTAGCAATTTTAGATACTCTTGGCCATGAGATACAGCCAATTGTTCAGATGATAGATAACTTTGAGCGAAACTATAAGCTTTCATTGCTATTTGAGGCAAATGTCCTTGAAGGAAGATTACTAATCTGCACAAGTAAGCTACATAATATAATACAACATCCAGAAGTTTTACAGTTTGCAAAAAGCATCATAAATTATGCACTATCGGATGATTTTAAACCAAAGGTTACATTATCTTACGAGGATTTAGCGAATATTTTTGAATAATGGAAATTCTGGTTTTTAAACAGTACCACCGGCTTAGCCGGTGGTTGATTTTCTTTGGGATACAATTAAGGGGTTAATGCAAAATGATTTTTATCTATATTTTACATTAACCCCTTATATAGTAAGATTTAAGTACCAAACAACAAATTTGATTTTAAAGAAATATATCCAAATTACTTTTCTATCTTTTTATTAACAATACTGTTAAATCATTTACATTAGTACCAGTGGCTCCAGTTATAATAAGTCCATCACAAATCTTCAATGCATGATAAGAATCATTATTCTCAAGAACATCATATATATCAATTCCCTTTTCCGATAATACTTTCTTTGTACTAGTGTCAACATAGCCACCTGCTGCATCTGTCGGTCCATCAGTTCCATCCGAACCAACAGAAAACACGGCAACATCTTTTAGACCCTCAAGATTAATTGCTGCAGAAAGAGCTAATTCTTGATTTCTTCCTCCCTTGCCATCGCCCTTTAAGCGAACTACAGTCTCTCCACCCATAATAAAAGCTAACGACTTTTCGGTATTATTATAGTATTGTGCAATTGAAGATAGCATACTACCTGCCTCTTTTGCTTCACAGCTAAGACTAGCGGTTAGTATGATTGGTTCATAACCAAGACGTCTACATGCATGCTCTGCCGCTACACAAAGCTGAGTAACACTTCCTGTAATTTTGGTAGTCACATTACTTAGTTCATGAGGTGGTTCTTTCTGCAATAAATCATCAATTTCCTTCGTTACTGTAATTCCATACTTTTTTATAATTGCACAGGCTTGCTCACTGGTTGAGCAATCTGGATAGGCTGGGCCAGAAGCTATCATATCAAGAGGATCACCGATGATATCCGATAAAACAATGGAAAATATCTGTGCTGGTTCACACAGCTTAGCAAACTTTCCCCCCTTAACCCCTGACAATCGTTTACGTATCGTATTCATTTCAATAATATTAGCTCCACTTGCTAATAATTGCTGGGTCAGTTCTTCAAGCATACTAGCAGGTATCAGAGGTTTCTCAAAAAGTGCAGAACCTCCTCCTGAAATTAATAACAATACTTTGTCGGAAGAATTTAAGTGCGATACAAGTTTTATTGCTTCATTGGTCGTAGCAAAGGAATTATCATCTGGAATTGGATGCCCAGCTTCAAAAATACGTATATTAGCTAAATCTCCATTTGAATGTCCGTATTTCGTAATTACTACGCCATCTTTAATTTTCTCACCAAGTATATCGCTAGCTGCTTTTGCCATCGACCAGGCCGCCTTCCCAATTGCAACCAAATAAAGGTTTCCACTGGAAAAGTCTTCACCCTTTAATGCTTTTTTCACTGCAGTATCTGGCATAGCAGCCATTATTGCTTCATTTATAATTACTTGTGCATCTGTTTTTAAGCTCAATAAGTATCTCCCCTTTATTCGTATGGAGAGTTGAAAGTTAATAATACTTACTTTAACCCCAACACTCCTTACGTACTGAAAATCATATTTATAATAATAAACCCATTTTTTATTATATAAAATATTATTTTATTATGAAATATATTATGTACACATTAATGAGCGACGCTATACCCACAATTAAAGTACCTAATGTCTGAGTTCTATATCCATCTTCAACCTTCATCTTACCAAAATTCGTAACAACCCAGAAATAGCTATCATTTGCATGAGAAACTGTCATGGCACCAGCCCCAATTGCAATAACTGTAAGTGCTGCAAGTGGAGAAGTAGCAAGACCAAGGGTTGTAAGCATTGGTGCTAAGATACCAGCCGTAGTTGTAAGTGCAACAGTCGATGAGCCCTGTGCAGTCTTTAAAATAGCTGAAAGTAAAAATGGGAATAGTAATCCAAGTGTCGCCAGGGCTGTTGAATTATCCTTAATATAGTCTACCATACTAGAGGAAGCTATAACATTTCCTAACACACCGCCTGCCGCAGTGATAAATAAAATAGGACCAGATACTTTTAATGTATCATTTGTAATCTCATAAAATTCACTCATTTTTTTCTGACTCGCTAATAGGAATACACCAAAAATTACGCCAACTGCAATTGCAATAATAGGAGTTCCTAGAAAAGTTAGAATGGATAGGGACATACCTGCCATTGAAAATGCAGAAGAAACTCCCATTAAAATAATTGGGATGATAATAGGTGCAAAGGACATAAATGCATTTGGTAGCTTTCCAAAGCTAGCAACAAGTTCTTCATAAGTCTGAACCATCTCTTCATTCATATTATTTGCCTCATCTTCTGCTTTCACCTTTTTACCTACTCTTATAGCAAAGAAGTAAGACGCAATTAAAGGAAGAATAGAACAGACGGTACCCATTCCCATTACTAATAACAAATTAGTTTCCTGTCCAAGACCTTCATACAATGTATTGGCAGCTGCAATCGGTCCTGGTGTTGGAGGGATAAAGCAATGGGAAATATATAATCCCATAGAAAGTGCTACTGTACATGCGACAGAAGACTTCATGGTACGCTTTACTAGAGCTTTTCGAATGGGATTTAAAATAACAAAACCACTATCACAAAAAACTGGAATTGAGACAATCCATCCCATAATGAGCATAGCAAGCTCTGGATTCTTTTTACCAACAACTCGTACCACACAGTCAGCCATTTTAAGCGCTGCACCCGTCTTTTCTAACAATGTGCCAACAAGTGCTCCAAGAATAATAACAATACCTATACTCTTAAAAGTGTTACTAAACCCACCGCCAATAACTCCAGGTAGATCAGTTAATGGAATACCTGCTACAATACCAAAAAGTAAAGAGATGCTCATAATAGAGATGAACGGGTGAATCTTCCATTTTGAAATAGCTACAATCATAATAATAACCGCAATAACAAAAGCAATAATAAGTGCTATCCCTGACATAAATAACTCCTCCTTTAATTTTAGGATATTTTACTAAAAATTAACAAATTTCCTAATATTTATTGTAAGTTATATACAATCAGTTGACAATGTTTTTGATACCAAATTATTGCATTTATTTATGTTATCTATAACAATCTTATTTAAAACCCACCAAATATATCACGATAAAAATGAATTGCTATATAAAATAGTGATGAATGCCTGATTGACCTCGGATCATATCCCGTACGTTCCCATAGACGACGCAACTTGTATTGCAATGTATTCTTATGTATAAACAAATGATCTGCAGATTTGTTTATCGCACCTTCCATGTCATAATATACTTCAAGTAAAACCATGGAGCTACGAATCTCTTCCTCCGTATATCCCTTAAAGATACGATGAATAAACTCTAACTTAATCCGTTCACTAATTTCATCGGTAAACACTTCCATGTTTAAATCATCATAAAATCTTATATCTCGTTTATGTGTACGCATACATGCTTTATTAGCTTTCTGTGCACAAATCAATGCTGTCTGCACATAAGTAAAGCTATCTACCTTACTATCAATTCCAATTGCAAGATTCATTAGATAATGGTCTTCTACTTGCTTTTTTAAGTCATATGCTAATCTCTCTACACTCTCATCTGCTATGGTTGTAACCGCGCATACTAGCGTTGAACCGGATTTATAATAAATGTTACGTGAGTCTGTATTGGTTATTAGTTTCTTAACATAGTTTTCTACTTCCTCTATCGTCTGCATTGTCTGCAAATCTTGATTGCTATCTACACGGTAAAAACTACATACTAAAATGCGTCTAGGTATTGTTATATCAAATCCAAGCAGTTTTCCTCGTTTAATAAAATCAGGAGTAATATTTTTTACTTCGCCACTTAACCATTCCGCAAGATAACGATTACATACATTTTCTTTCATTTGCTTTTGCTCAATAGAATACGCATTCTCAAGAAGCAATTCTGTCATACGTTTTATAATGAGTGTACTTTGAACAATCTTATCATACTCACCTGTAATTCCTAAAACCCCTACGATACACCCTTGTAGCTTTAATGGATAATTAATACCTTGTAATGCACCGTCAAATTCACCATCAAAATGTACCATAATCTCATCAATTTGATTCTCAATAATTTGAAAAGCACCTTCATGGAAGGTATTGATCCGTGCTGCATTGGAACTTGCAACTATAATTCCTTTCTCATTCATTATATTAATCTTCATTGGAATTACAGCATTTACTTCATTAACAATGTTCGTAGCTATTTGCGTAGATAAGAGCATATTTTCACCTCAAATTCTATATATCTTTTGATAGTTCCATTCGAGTCCATTATGTTCAGTAGATTATTTAATTACCATTATTATACAACTTTAACCACTTTACAGCAAACTTATATAGTAATCAGGATCAACGACATAGCTTTCTTTTATTTTCATTACAATACAAAAAAGCTGTAACAAAACGAAGTTTCATTTTGTTACAGCGTATAAATTTTAAATAAATACAATAATAATTTTAATCTACCGCAAATTGGCTTTGATAAAGATTTGAATAAAAGCCATTCTTCTCTAACAATTCATCATGGGTACCCTGCTCAATAATATGACCATCTTTCATTACAAGAATCGTATCCGCTTCCTTAATTGTTGAAAGTCTATGAGCAACAATAAAACTTGTTCTACCTTGCATCATTGCTGTAAAAGCTTTTTGAATTTGAATCTCAGTTCTTGTATCAATGGAAGATGTTGCTTCATCAAGAATGAGCATTGGTGGTAAACTAAGCATAACTCTTGCAATACAAAGTAATTGCTTTTGACCCTGTGAAATATTACCGCCCTCTTCATTAATCAACGTATCATAACCATTCGGTAATCGTTTTATAAAACTGTGGGCGTGAGCAGCTTTTGCTGCATTAATTACCTCTTCCTCTGTTGCATCTGGTTTTCCATATGCGATATTATCGCGAATTGTACCAGATTTTAACCAGGTTTCTTGTAGTACCATACCGTAGTTGCCACGTAAACTATCTCTAGTGATGTCCCTAATATCGTGGCCATTTACTGCGATTGATCCTTGATCAACATCATAAAAACGCATCAATAAATTTATAATCGTTGTCTTTCCACATCCTGTTGGTCCAACAATCGCAATTTTTTGTCCTGGTCTTACCGATAAGTTCAAATCCTCGATTAAAGATACTTCTTTCTTATAGGAAAAGCTTACATGACTTAACTGTACACTACCATCCACTTGATTTAACTGAATTGCATCTTCTTTATCAGGAATTTGTGCTGGTTCATCCATTAATTCAAAAACTCGTTTTGCCGACGCAAAAGCATTTTGAAGTTCCGTTACTACGCCTGAAATCTCATTAAATGGCTTAGTATACTGATTGGCGTAATTTAAAAAGCTTGATAATTGACCAACGGATAATCTTCCTTGGATTGCTGAAATTGCACCAAAGATACCAACTCCTGCATAAACCAAACCATTAATAAATCGAGTACTTGGATTTGTTAATGAAGAGAAAAAGATAGCTTTTACAGAGCATCTCTGTAATCTTGTATTGATTTCATCAAAGCGTTCCTTTGCTTCTTCTTCATAGCTAAAGGCTTGAACAATCTTTTGATTTCCAACCATCTCTTCAACAAGAGATGTCATTTCACCTCTAGTTTTAGACTGCAATTGAAACATAGAAAAGGTTCGTTTCGCTATAAAATTAGCTACAAATAAAGACAAAGGTGTTATTAATACAACAATGAAAGTAATCTTTACATTGATGGATAACATAAAACAAAACGTTCCTAGAATCGTAATAATCCCAGTAAATAACTGAGTAAATCCCATAAGCAATCCATCAGAAAGCTGATCTACATCCGTAACAACTCTACTAATAACATCACCATATTGACGTGAATCTACGTATTTTAAAGGAACAATTTGTAGATGACGAAATGTTTTTTCACGGATATCCTTTACCACATGAAATGTCATACGGTTGTTACATAAGTTCATTAACCATTGAGCGATTGCAGTAATTACAACTACAACGAATAATCGTACTAATGTCGCTTTGATACCAGTAAAATCTACATTACCTTTATCAATAATAAAATCAATGCTTTCCCCAATAATAATAGGCACATAAAGGGTTAATGCGACACTAATTATCGCAAATAAAAATGATAAAATTAAAAATAACGTATACGGTTTTAGCAGTAAAAAGATGCGTTTTACAACCTCTTTTTGTGAGTTGTCATTGTGTTTGTTTTTATATTGATTTCTCATCTGTTCACCTCTTCATTCGATAACTGGGAAAGACAGATTTCTTTATATATCTCACAAGTATTAAGTAACTCTTCATGTTTTGCAAAACCAACCATCTTACCTTCATCTAGTACTATAATACGATCCGCATTCTTAATTGTTGTTGCTCTTTGTGATACAATAAATACGGTCATTCCTTTCGTTTTCGTCGCAATGGCTTTTCTTAATTTAGCATCGGTTGCATAATCAAGTGCAGATGCACTATCATCTAGAATCAATATCTCTGGCTTTGAAACTAATGCTCTTGCAATGGTTAATCTCTGTCTTTGTCCTCCGGATAAGTTTTTACCACCCTGTGAAATTTCCTCATCCAAGCCACCAGCCTTTGAATCTACAAACTCCCTTGCCTGTGCAATATCAAGTGCTTCATAGATTTCTTCATCCGTAGCGTCTTTCTTACCCCACTTCATATTATCTCGTATGGTTCCTTTAAATAGTACCGCTTTTTGTGGAACTATTCCAATTTTTCCTCGAAGAGTAGAGAGTTTATAATCCTTTACATTGATACCGTCTACCAAAAGTGCACCCTTGGTTACATCATAAAATCTTGCAATTAAATTCACTAAAGTTGTCTTACCAGCACCAGTACCACCAATAATTCCTATTGTTTCTCCCGGTTTTATATCAAAGGATAAATCACTTAATGAAGTATCAGAATCGTTCTCATATGAAAAGGAAACATCTTTAAAAGAAACCTTAACCTCTGATTTTTTCATATTATCTATTTCTACGCTACCATCTACAATACTTGTGGTTCTATCAAATACTTCATTTACTCTTGCAATGGAAGCCGTTGCCTTCGTTAGAGATACAATTAATAATGACATCGTAATTAATGCTAGTAAAATCTGAGACATATAATTAACTAATGCTATGACCTCTCCTTGGGTTAAACTTCCAATATTTACTTCAATTCCACCAAACCAAATGATAGCAATAATTGCAACATTAACAACAATATACGTTAACGGATTCATAAGCGCTGAAATCCTACCAACGGTTGCTTGGGTATGAAGCAAATCCTCACTAACTTCGTCAAACTCTCGCGTCTCTACATTTTGCTTTGAAAATGCACGGATGACACGAACACCAACTAAGTTTTCTCTAGTCTTTTGAGATACTCGATCCAACTTATTTTGCACCTTCTTATACAAAGGGATACAATAAAATACAATTCCATAGATAATAATCGAAAGTATTGGAACAGAAATCAAGAAGATAAGTGCGATTTTAACATGAATAGTAAACGCCATGATAAGTGCACCGATTACGATAAATGGAGATCGTAAAAAGAGTCGCAATCCCATGTTTACACCCGATTGTACTTGATTGATATCACTGGTAATTCGAGTTATTAGCGTCGAAGTTCCAATTGTATCTAATTCAGAATATGAAAAACGATTGATATGGGCAAACATATCTTTTCTTATTTTCGTACCAAAGCCTACCGAAGCTACTGCAGCGAAATATTGTGCAGTTAGTGAACAAACTAAGCCTATGACACCTAAAAGTATTAAGATAATCCCTCGATGATAGATATACCTACTATCATTGTTCTTAATACCAATATCTATGATCTGTGCCATAATTACAGGAACTAGTAATTCGAATATTGCTTCTAGCATCTTGAATAATGGGCCAATGATACTTTCCTTTTTGTAATCTTTTAAATACTTAATAATCTTTCTCAATGTCCTCTTCTCCTGTATTATTTCAGAATATGTAATTACTTCTTGCATTATAATTAAGAAGTCATCTCTTCTTATTATATGTGTATCAAATAAATTTTACAAGTTATAGCAAGAATAATCCTTAGTTTTGTTACATTTTCCTCTTCCAAAAATACTGCGAACACATGACTTACTTCTATATAAGATATCACATAATTGTAATATCATACATTCTTTCATGCTAAAAGAATTATTGGTTCATTTTTTTACTACGATTTTTCGCAACTTTACTTCACAAAGCTAATAAAAGGAGACCGCAACGGTCTCCTTTTATTAATTATATTAGGACAATCTCATTTTAAAATCTTCATATCCAAATGTTTTTATTACCTTTAATTCCTCTTCTTTTGTATAAACTGCAATTGAAGGCAAATTAATTCCATTAAACGTATTATTTTTTACCATACTATAGTGTGCCATATCACAAAATATCAAAAGATCATCTTTTTTTAAAGGTTCATCAAATGAGTAATCCCCTATAACATCTCCTGCCAAACATGTAGGGCCTCCAAGGCGATAGGTATATTTCTTTTCATTTGGCTTTCCAGCTCCAATAATTTCTGGACGATAAGGCATTTCTAACACATCCGGCATATGACATGCAGCCGAGGTATTTAAAATCGCACAAGGCATTCCATTTTCATTAAAATCTAGTACTTTTGCAACTAAATATCCAGTATTTAATGCAACAGCCTCTCCAGGCTCTAAGTAAACATCCACATGATATGTTTCCTTCATATGATTAATGCACTTAATCAGCGTCTCCACATCATAATCTGGCCTTGTAATATGATGACCTCCGCCAAAATTAATCCATTTCATTTTGTGTAGTATGGCTCCAAATTTCTGTTCCACTACCTTAAGAGTTCGGACTAAAACATCTGAATTTTGCTCGCACATGGTATGAAAATGCAAACCTTCAATCCCAGT
The Clostridium sp. Marseille-P299 genome window above contains:
- a CDS encoding GGDEF domain-containing protein; protein product: MKENISLKQLDRELEFFQKIYDSVRLVDPVQKKVLDYRGSSIHCTNEICYNYWGNGKICENCISIRAHMENKSFMKLEKKDKKILMVTAIPIEHGNRPLVLELLKDATDSMFVGSGDYNTNETLESLVRKMNDMVIKDSVTNLYNRRFADERLPVDIVNAISKKQPLSLCYADIDNFKNLNDSYGHKVGDTAIKEVSNAITKCIRAKLDWAARYGGDEFLLCFNNTDEKQAAAIMERIKNAIEKIPSSLEIADTQISISYGIKTLNDTFYTADELIHLADQEMYKQKKNKSK
- a CDS encoding YmaF family protein, which gives rise to MTCWDPCHDHDHHHPRKLTHVHEVLGSVEIAEKNTDPHNHRFATVSDEVIPMGNTHVHEIKFRTDFYEDHFHEFKGRTGPAIMVGDRHVHFLESVTEEADCHVHKFRVGTLINDPIGD
- a CDS encoding sugar-binding domain-containing protein — translated: MAHVYDLSGSWEFTLDPEGDGLEKFYCDNFYTDTIELPSTTAIQKKGIENFSKEIGHLTEAYPYAGNAWYQKRIKIDPSEVGKPMYLYLERTRITTLWVNDTYVSTCDSLCTPHEYDITKYVTSSSIKITILVNNKDYKTKGGHLTSPDTQTNWNGITGKLNLSVNDEIYIKNIETYPCIEEPSVRIKTAVINTHTREVKTNLCYYGDLVSLSKKEQDALSLKFHEVVLAPGLNHIEYTYKIENNIEFWSEYNPTLYHIYVGVQEKNRSYDKYTIFGLRKFSTEGLHFYINNDKTFLRGKHDGLIFPLTGAAPTTTEEWLRVLQISKSYGINHYRFHTCCPPGAAFEAADLLGIYMEPELPFWGTITTNEDEGHNEEEFQFLIKEGERMLHAFGDHPSFVMMSLGNELWGSKEKLAEILRHYKSLDNRHLYTQGCNNFQWVPVILEEDDFFVGVRFSLDRRIRGSYAACDIPFGFVQAERPNTCHDYDEFILPNSKRNIGSLEDESTSRDESTSRDKSTSIDESTSRDKSTSIDESSKEDRNLSEEIDIQYGTGTKRVTAEQTAELIPNKPVISHEIGQYTFYPNFHEIDKYVGVLKARNLEVFKERLRDAGMLSLSDDFFYSTGKLAIQCYKLELEAAHRSNHLAGYQILDLQDFSGQGTALVGILDAFMDSKGLITPEEWKYFCSDAVIMAKFEGFIYTANEHFNFELIISDYLPLDSTKHEILCTLLQEENTVIATTKLYKEITKGVNSLGQIDFLLPDSKQATKLILKLEANLNTRFHTTSKVENIYELWLYPKYEEIAIDTMQKLLSNISETTLVQKNEESLYITHSLSTALQLLEKKQRVLLIPEEIKKSLDGFYCTDFWCYPMFRSISESVNKDIPVGTMGLYIDTKHPALNEFKTECYSTPQWYEIITASKLAILDTLGHEIQPIVQMIDNFERNYKLSLLFEANVLEGRLLICTSKLHNIIQHPEVLQFAKSIINYALSDDFKPKVTLSYEDLANIFE
- a CDS encoding glycerate kinase type-2 family protein; this translates as MSLKTDAQVIINEAIMAAMPDTAVKKALKGEDFSSGNLYLVAIGKAAWSMAKAASDILGEKIKDGVVITKYGHSNGDLANIRIFEAGHPIPDDNSFATTNEAIKLVSHLNSSDKVLLLISGGGSALFEKPLIPASMLEELTQQLLASGANIIEMNTIRKRLSGVKGGKFAKLCEPAQIFSIVLSDIIGDPLDMIASGPAYPDCSTSEQACAIIKKYGITVTKEIDDLLQKEPPHELSNVTTKITGSVTQLCVAAEHACRRLGYEPIILTASLSCEAKEAGSMLSSIAQYYNNTEKSLAFIMGGETVVRLKGDGKGGRNQELALSAAINLEGLKDVAVFSVGSDGTDGPTDAAGGYVDTSTKKVLSEKGIDIYDVLENNDSYHALKICDGLIITGATGTNVNDLTVLLIKR